The following are encoded in a window of Brevibacillus ruminantium genomic DNA:
- a CDS encoding flagellar protein FliT — translation MVQGIDVAVEALLQLTIELEQAVTKNDSDPDMWLSLLDKREAMIHEVDGMISVGCVLTDSHRRILSQIHEINQGLLPLMLNRKQEVQKKLADIQRSKISMNTYHDTGPNAYGAFFDSKK, via the coding sequence ATGGTACAGGGGATTGACGTTGCCGTAGAAGCTCTACTCCAGCTAACGATTGAACTGGAGCAAGCCGTAACGAAAAATGATAGTGATCCAGATATGTGGTTGAGTTTGCTAGACAAGCGTGAAGCGATGATCCATGAGGTAGACGGGATGATATCAGTAGGTTGTGTACTCACTGATTCGCATCGCAGAATATTGTCCCAGATCCATGAAATCAATCAAGGATTGTTGCCATTGATGTTAAATCGAAAACAAGAAGTTCAAAAAAAGCTCGCGGATATTCAACGAAGCAAAATATCCATGAATACTTACCACGATACTGGGCCAAATGCTTACGGAGCTTTCTTTGATTCCAAAAAGTAA
- the fliS gene encoding flagellar export chaperone FliS: protein MLHNAAQTYQSNQVTTATPGELTLMLYNGAIRFIKQAKGSMEEKDIAKAHEFCLKVQNILYELLSTLNGEYPISKELEKMYDYMLQRMIEANIRKDATILMEVEDYFVQLRDTWKEAMVLAKKHG from the coding sequence ATGTTACATAATGCTGCTCAGACCTATCAATCAAATCAGGTAACGACGGCTACTCCTGGCGAATTGACGCTCATGCTGTACAATGGCGCAATCCGATTTATTAAACAAGCAAAAGGTTCTATGGAAGAGAAGGATATTGCAAAGGCACATGAGTTTTGTTTAAAAGTACAAAACATCTTGTACGAGCTTCTTTCCACTCTAAACGGGGAATACCCTATTTCAAAAGAGCTTGAGAAAATGTACGATTACATGCTTCAGCGGATGATTGAAGCCAACATTCGTAAAGACGCTACCATTCTTATGGAAGTGGAGGACTATTTCGTACAGCTTCGAGATACATGGAAAGAAGCCATGGTACTTGCCAAAAAGCATGGGTAA
- the fliD gene encoding flagellar filament capping protein FliD: protein MAPIRFTGMASGLDTEKMIKDLMKAQREPVNRLVRKKQTDEWKRDTYREMNTLLDELRKSVEMIRYSSNFKRKVAFSENDGIVAAKVVGTPQYSSFAVEVKQLAKAEMPAGVDFKVQGITGKDQQADVSGTLIVNGKSITIEESDSISKIIEKVNTTSGVGVEAKFVDGKLIFTSTSGATLTGTDNLDPTRDKNFFTVEFLGDGSKLGITSSKDSSTRSAGRDAIVHINGIEHTSKTNTISFDGVDFTLKASNEGSAINISTKTDEESIFNMIKGFVDKYNEVIDKINKKISEPKYRSYKPLLDEEKEALPEKTADKMEAMAKSGILLRDPILKGALDQMRYAISTPLKVDGVNESFNTLSKIGIGGPPSGKYAYQENGKLYIDETKLRESIRNNGDDVLKLFTNFSKSDDAATKFSESGVAERLYSQLTKAMDKVTKEAGSSLSTVDDSVIGRNIKNTNKEIDLWEDRLKLIEDRYWKQFTAMEKAMAKFQSQGNWFAQMFGQQ, encoded by the coding sequence ATGGCACCGATTCGTTTTACCGGCATGGCTTCTGGCTTAGACACCGAAAAAATGATAAAAGACCTGATGAAGGCACAACGCGAACCAGTCAATCGTTTGGTAAGAAAAAAGCAAACGGATGAGTGGAAGCGCGATACTTATCGCGAGATGAACACCCTTCTTGATGAATTGAGAAAATCAGTAGAAATGATTCGATATTCATCCAACTTTAAAAGAAAAGTTGCCTTTTCGGAAAATGATGGGATTGTTGCTGCAAAAGTTGTGGGTACTCCGCAATATTCGTCCTTTGCTGTCGAGGTGAAGCAGCTGGCAAAAGCAGAGATGCCGGCGGGTGTAGATTTTAAAGTGCAAGGGATTACAGGCAAAGATCAGCAGGCTGACGTCTCTGGAACCTTAATCGTTAACGGAAAAAGTATAACCATCGAGGAATCTGATTCAATTTCAAAGATTATTGAAAAAGTAAATACAACATCAGGTGTGGGCGTTGAGGCAAAATTTGTGGATGGCAAGTTGATTTTTACATCAACGTCTGGTGCTACGTTAACGGGAACAGATAATTTAGACCCCACAAGAGATAAGAATTTCTTTACTGTAGAGTTTCTTGGTGACGGCAGTAAACTAGGTATAACCAGCAGTAAAGATTCTTCTACTCGGTCGGCTGGGAGAGATGCGATCGTTCATATAAACGGAATAGAGCATACGTCAAAAACGAATACTATTTCCTTCGATGGCGTCGATTTTACCCTTAAAGCTTCGAATGAGGGATCTGCGATTAACATCAGCACAAAGACTGATGAAGAATCAATTTTTAACATGATCAAAGGCTTCGTAGACAAGTACAACGAAGTGATCGACAAGATTAATAAAAAGATCTCCGAACCCAAGTATAGAAGTTACAAGCCACTTCTGGACGAAGAAAAAGAAGCATTGCCAGAAAAAACAGCGGACAAAATGGAGGCTATGGCCAAAAGTGGTATTTTGCTGCGCGATCCGATTTTAAAAGGTGCCCTGGACCAGATGCGTTATGCAATCAGCACACCATTAAAAGTCGACGGAGTTAATGAGAGCTTTAACACATTGTCTAAAATCGGCATAGGCGGCCCTCCAAGTGGTAAATATGCGTATCAAGAGAACGGAAAACTGTATATCGATGAAACGAAATTACGTGAATCTATACGTAATAATGGGGATGATGTCCTTAAATTATTTACTAATTTCAGTAAAAGCGACGATGCTGCAACTAAGTTTAGCGAGAGTGGTGTAGCTGAGCGTCTTTATTCCCAACTAACCAAAGCGATGGACAAAGTCACAAAAGAAGCTGGTAGTTCATTATCAACTGTTGACGATAGTGTAATCGGTCGCAACATTAAGAACACGAATAAAGAAATTGACCTATGGGAAGATCGTTTAAAATTGATTGAAGACCGCTATTGGAAGCAGTTTACTGCAATGGAAAAAGCGATGGCCAAGTTCCAATCTCAAGGCAATTGGTTTGCCCAAATGTTTGGCCAACAATAA
- the flaG gene encoding flagellar protein FlaG, which produces MDVGSIQGYGKVKPYSEVNLPNTQPVEKTPLSPDKQHSKGEIELEIAGINKWLQSTSSHIKFTLHEDLNEYYVQVINDQTNEVIREIPSKKVMDMVAKMHEMIGLLVDEKR; this is translated from the coding sequence ATGGACGTCGGTTCAATCCAAGGCTATGGTAAGGTGAAGCCCTATTCCGAAGTAAACCTGCCTAATACTCAGCCTGTAGAAAAAACGCCATTGTCCCCAGATAAACAGCATAGTAAAGGCGAAATTGAATTGGAAATTGCCGGAATAAATAAGTGGTTACAGTCTACGAGTTCACATATCAAATTCACGCTTCACGAAGATTTGAATGAATACTATGTACAGGTTATAAATGATCAAACGAACGAAGTAATCCGGGAGATTCCCTCTAAAAAAGTAATGGATATGGTAGCGAAGATGCACGAGATGATAGGATTGCTAGTTGACGAGAAAAGATAG
- a CDS encoding acylneuraminate cytidylyltransferase family protein — protein sequence MGDIETKTVSGFIDKAMKPSILAIIPARGGSKGIFRKNIRKIAGKPLISYTIEAAIQSPLIDRCIVSTEDEEIKQISLDSGAEVIDRPFELATDTALSEDVVRHVLEDCIKKGRLPDFFVLLQPTSPLRSEKYITDCIVMSLKHNSRCTISVTEVEHHPYKTFYEENGTLTPLKNRQSLSKPRQQLPRVVRQNGAIYFMETASFLEQNTFFIEPALPFYMENEISIDIDSENDMLFCEILMNSAKNGNR from the coding sequence ATGGGAGACATCGAAACAAAAACAGTTTCAGGATTTATTGATAAGGCAATGAAGCCTAGCATTTTAGCAATCATTCCAGCTCGTGGTGGATCGAAAGGAATCTTTCGAAAAAATATTCGGAAGATAGCCGGAAAGCCTCTGATAAGCTATACGATAGAGGCAGCTATTCAATCCCCCCTGATAGATCGCTGCATTGTGAGTACGGAGGATGAAGAGATTAAACAAATTAGTTTAGATTCAGGGGCTGAGGTTATAGATCGACCTTTTGAGCTGGCAACCGATACCGCCTTATCAGAAGATGTAGTTCGTCATGTTTTAGAAGACTGCATCAAGAAAGGGAGGCTACCGGATTTTTTTGTTCTTCTCCAGCCGACTTCTCCTTTACGGTCTGAGAAATATATCACGGATTGCATTGTCATGAGCCTCAAACACAATTCACGATGTACAATCAGCGTGACAGAGGTAGAACACCATCCATACAAGACTTTTTATGAGGAAAACGGCACTCTTACTCCCTTAAAAAATAGACAAAGTTTAAGTAAACCAAGACAACAATTACCACGTGTAGTTCGTCAAAATGGAGCAATTTATTTTATGGAAACTGCCAGTTTTTTAGAGCAGAATACTTTTTTTATAGAACCAGCGCTTCCATTTTATATGGAAAATGAAATAAGTATTGATATAGATTCAGAGAACGATATGCTATTTTGCGAGATATTGATGAACAGTGCAAAGAATGGGAATAGGTAG
- the neuC gene encoding UDP-N-acetylglucosamine 2-epimerase has product MSKKILFLTGTRADFGKLKPLIRAVDGSPLFECAIFVTGMHTLSRYGNTVEEVYKAGFKNIHTFRNQIHGEPMDLVLANTIGGLSRFIHEDRPDLIVVHGDRIEALAGAIVGSLNNILVAHIEGGELSGTIDESIRHSVSKLSHIHFVANNQAAARLEQLGEKANHIFIIGSPDIDVMLSDQLPSLAEVRERYDIYFEKFGIVLYHPVTTELDFIRDHANQLVKALISSGQNHVVIYPNNDLGSNDILAEYKLLENNPHFRIFPSLRFEYFLTLLKNTEYIIGNSSTGIHEAPVYGVPAINIGSRQENRFFHSTIYNVSNECNEILEAIKVVSQITKREPCFSFGRGNSTTLFMNVLEEGAIWETSKQKQFQDLLIRQ; this is encoded by the coding sequence ATGAGTAAAAAAATTTTATTTCTAACAGGCACTCGGGCAGATTTTGGTAAGTTAAAGCCATTAATACGTGCTGTTGATGGATCTCCCTTATTTGAATGTGCAATTTTTGTTACGGGAATGCACACGCTTTCCCGTTATGGAAACACGGTGGAAGAAGTATATAAAGCTGGTTTTAAAAATATCCATACGTTTCGAAACCAAATCCATGGAGAGCCCATGGATTTGGTTTTAGCCAACACAATTGGCGGACTTTCAAGATTTATACATGAAGACAGACCTGATTTGATTGTTGTACATGGGGATCGGATTGAGGCCTTGGCGGGAGCTATTGTTGGTTCTTTAAACAATATTTTAGTTGCGCACATTGAAGGAGGAGAATTGTCGGGAACCATAGATGAATCAATCCGACACTCTGTGTCGAAGTTGTCTCACATACATTTTGTAGCTAATAATCAAGCAGCAGCTAGGTTAGAACAATTAGGCGAGAAGGCCAATCATATTTTTATTATTGGTTCTCCTGACATTGATGTTATGCTTTCTGATCAACTACCATCCCTGGCAGAAGTACGAGAACGGTATGATATATATTTCGAAAAGTTCGGAATTGTATTATATCACCCGGTAACTACGGAATTGGATTTTATTCGAGATCACGCCAATCAGTTAGTAAAGGCTTTGATTTCCAGTGGTCAAAATCATGTTGTTATCTACCCAAATAACGATTTGGGGAGTAATGATATTTTAGCTGAATATAAGCTTTTAGAAAATAATCCTCATTTTAGAATCTTTCCTTCATTGCGATTTGAGTATTTTTTAACCTTATTAAAAAATACTGAATACATTATTGGTAATTCCAGTACTGGTATTCATGAGGCTCCAGTATACGGCGTGCCAGCAATTAATATTGGAAGCAGACAGGAGAATAGATTCTTTCATAGTACGATTTACAATGTGTCTAATGAATGCAATGAGATATTGGAAGCTATTAAGGTAGTTTCGCAGATTACAAAAAGGGAGCCGTGCTTTAGTTTTGGCCGCGGAAATAGTACGACCCTATTCATGAATGTGTTGGAGGAAGGGGCAATATGGGAGACATCGAAACAAAAACAGTTTCAGGATTTATTGATAAGGCAATGA
- a CDS encoding N-acetylneuraminate synthase family protein, whose translation MNEFIIGDRKIGLSHPPFVIAEIGINHEGSFEKAIQMIDDAAAVGCECVKFQTHVVNDEMIPNNVIPGNAKESIWDIMSRCALTKEEERELKQYTEAKGMLFLSTPFSRAAAVQLEELGVLAYKIGSGECNNYPLVEHIARYRKPVILSTGMNNLDSIRKSVAILRKYNTPFALMHCTSIYPTPYDKVRLGALEELAQEFPDAVLGLSDHSLSNYPGFGAVALGARILERHFTSDKSWPGPDIPISMNPTELKELIEGSKAIFQALGGGKTILKEEQPTIDFAYACVVAIRDIEAGEELSMENIWVKRPGTGEIKAEHFNGLLGKKALSPIKRDEQLRWENIDE comes from the coding sequence ATGAATGAATTCATTATTGGAGACAGAAAGATTGGACTTTCACATCCTCCTTTCGTAATTGCTGAAATTGGTATTAATCATGAGGGTAGTTTTGAGAAAGCCATACAAATGATAGATGATGCTGCGGCTGTAGGATGTGAGTGTGTCAAATTTCAGACTCATGTTGTAAATGACGAAATGATTCCAAATAACGTTATTCCAGGGAATGCAAAAGAATCGATTTGGGATATTATGAGTCGATGTGCTTTAACAAAAGAAGAAGAAAGAGAACTGAAACAATATACAGAAGCGAAAGGGATGCTATTTCTCAGTACCCCATTTTCTAGAGCAGCAGCGGTGCAATTGGAAGAATTGGGTGTCCTCGCGTATAAAATTGGTTCCGGAGAGTGTAATAATTATCCTCTCGTAGAGCATATCGCTCGTTACCGAAAGCCAGTTATTTTAAGCACAGGTATGAATAACCTGGATAGTATTAGAAAATCTGTAGCTATTCTTCGAAAATATAACACTCCTTTTGCTCTCATGCATTGTACCAGTATCTATCCTACGCCATATGACAAGGTTCGGCTAGGAGCATTGGAGGAGCTTGCTCAGGAATTCCCCGATGCAGTTCTAGGATTGTCTGATCACTCATTGTCTAACTATCCTGGCTTTGGTGCGGTGGCTCTAGGAGCAAGGATACTTGAACGTCATTTTACTTCCGATAAAAGTTGGCCTGGTCCTGATATTCCCATTTCAATGAACCCTACAGAGTTAAAAGAGTTAATTGAGGGGAGCAAAGCAATTTTCCAAGCTCTTGGTGGCGGAAAAACCATTTTAAAGGAAGAACAGCCGACAATAGATTTCGCGTATGCTTGTGTAGTTGCCATTCGTGATATCGAAGCAGGAGAAGAGCTTTCAATGGAAAATATTTGGGTGAAAAGGCCGGGTACGGGAGAAATAAAAGCGGAGCATTTTAACGGCCTTTTAGGGAAAAAAGCACTATCTCCGATTAAACGAGACGAGCAACTTCGGTGGGAGAATATAGATGAGTAA
- a CDS encoding motility associated factor glycosyltransferase family protein codes for MILIENVIFLKNKFPFTWDLVKAEEEKGISDEVRVESTRTGMKTLSIQTVKGANYLHSKYDPVSEAEKIIENYSDVGEYQHVFFYGIGLGYHIDKFLEKYPNIPFTLYEPDMNIFQTLLSNKKLEDWSSKSLMNIYAGHTPELISKNLTHFINAVKEKVMLFILPGYERIFTDLTRKFVSEFRDVVYAKASYIYANVVFSKRQPINSIVNVTTTFKTPNIIHEKPESFQGKPAILVAAGPSLDFEYENLRYIKENGLAYIFSVGSAINSLIENGIYPDAACTYDGSERNHLVFSKVVERGITDIPLIYGSMVGYETVEKYPGPMMHFLVGGDYFSNFILKSNNNLPIDYVLPAKSIAIITLQLLHKLGCSPIILAGQNLAYLKERTYAQGMTFTNEITEAQKTQAILVKDVEGNDVYTNRGLDGFRKEMEDRIKKLSDVVVINTTRGGAHIEGTKFEPLTKVIDERLQNRVVDQKWLTKFDYQYNQEYLCNKIQELLFEQKEFTRISNLFYRLFHEMEHYMESYNSKNLGKCFNKFDKLFDKLQDNKFYRLLLQPMNQLLFENILKLMGEIRFKQDEYSKAKNIIAHFTNFLKHCESDMNTIKPLIEKIDEKVLEWNRGSEIETPQ; via the coding sequence ATGATTTTAATTGAAAATGTTATCTTCTTAAAAAATAAATTTCCCTTTACTTGGGATTTGGTTAAAGCAGAAGAGGAAAAAGGGATTTCGGATGAAGTAAGGGTAGAATCTACTCGGACAGGGATGAAGACACTCTCTATTCAAACAGTGAAGGGTGCAAACTATTTGCACAGTAAATACGACCCCGTTTCTGAGGCTGAGAAAATTATAGAGAATTATTCTGATGTAGGGGAATATCAGCATGTGTTTTTTTACGGGATCGGGTTGGGATACCATATTGATAAGTTTTTAGAGAAATACCCCAACATTCCGTTTACCTTGTACGAGCCGGATATGAACATTTTCCAGACACTTCTATCGAATAAAAAATTGGAAGACTGGAGTTCTAAATCATTGATGAATATCTATGCTGGGCATACTCCTGAATTAATCTCAAAAAACCTAACACATTTTATTAATGCAGTTAAAGAAAAGGTTATGTTGTTCATTCTCCCAGGGTACGAACGTATTTTTACAGATTTAACACGAAAGTTTGTGTCGGAGTTTCGCGATGTTGTATATGCTAAAGCTTCATACATTTACGCAAACGTAGTTTTTTCAAAGCGACAGCCGATAAATAGTATTGTCAATGTAACCACTACTTTTAAAACACCTAACATTATTCATGAGAAACCTGAGAGTTTTCAAGGGAAACCGGCAATATTAGTTGCAGCGGGCCCATCGCTTGATTTTGAATATGAAAACCTTCGATATATTAAAGAAAATGGTTTAGCCTATATTTTCTCAGTAGGTTCAGCCATTAACTCGTTAATTGAGAACGGAATTTATCCAGATGCAGCTTGTACATATGACGGAAGTGAGAGAAACCATCTCGTATTCTCTAAAGTAGTGGAAAGAGGTATTACTGATATTCCGCTTATATACGGGAGCATGGTAGGTTATGAAACAGTCGAAAAATATCCTGGACCAATGATGCATTTTCTGGTTGGAGGAGATTACTTTTCGAACTTCATTTTAAAAAGCAACAACAACTTACCAATTGATTATGTGTTGCCAGCAAAATCTATTGCGATTATTACGCTCCAATTATTACATAAACTCGGATGCAGTCCGATTATTTTAGCTGGGCAGAACTTAGCCTATCTGAAGGAGCGGACCTATGCGCAAGGAATGACATTTACTAATGAAATTACGGAAGCACAAAAGACACAAGCGATACTCGTGAAGGATGTAGAAGGTAACGATGTTTACACGAATAGGGGTTTAGATGGTTTTAGAAAGGAAATGGAGGACCGTATTAAAAAGTTATCAGATGTGGTGGTAATCAATACAACGCGAGGTGGCGCTCATATTGAAGGGACAAAATTTGAACCTCTGACAAAAGTTATTGATGAGCGACTGCAAAATCGGGTCGTTGATCAGAAGTGGTTAACTAAATTTGACTATCAATATAATCAAGAATACTTATGCAATAAAATTCAAGAACTACTATTTGAACAAAAAGAATTTACTCGCATATCCAATTTATTTTATCGTTTGTTCCATGAAATGGAGCACTATATGGAATCATACAACAGTAAAAATCTTGGGAAGTGCTTCAATAAATTTGACAAGTTATTTGATAAACTTCAAGATAACAAATTCTACCGATTATTGCTGCAACCGATGAACCAACTCTTATTCGAAAATATCTTGAAACTAATGGGGGAAATCCGCTTTAAGCAAGATGAGTACTCTAAGGCAAAAAATATTATTGCTCATTTTACGAACTTTTTAAAGCATTGTGAATCAGATATGAATACAATCAAACCTTTGATCGAAAAAATAGATGAGAAAGTTTTAGAATGGAATAGAGGGTCTGAGATCGAAACACCGCAATGA
- a CDS encoding flagellin N-terminal helical domain-containing protein has product MIINHNISAMNTHRQLGVNTGSLAKNVEKLSSGYRINRAADDAAGLSISERMRAQIRGMEQASRNSQDGISLIQTAEGALQTVNNMLVRIKEIATQSANGTYGDDADRARLQEELAELTKEINNIKDNTTFNGIHLLNGNSSKDITLQIGEAAGQVLTLTVSSFNLSSVAQAVSGWNIGSQTGASAVLAAIEEQINNVSKARSYLGANQNRLENTINNLNITSENLTAAESRIRDVDMAKEQMQFTKNNILTQASQAMLAQANQLPQGVLQLLR; this is encoded by the coding sequence ATGATTATTAACCACAATATTTCTGCAATGAACACCCATCGTCAACTGGGCGTAAACACTGGCTCTTTGGCGAAAAACGTTGAGAAGCTCTCTTCTGGCTACCGTATCAACCGTGCTGCTGACGACGCTGCTGGTCTTTCTATCTCCGAGCGTATGCGCGCACAAATCCGCGGTATGGAACAAGCTTCCCGCAACTCTCAAGATGGTATCTCCCTGATCCAAACTGCTGAGGGTGCTCTGCAAACTGTAAACAACATGCTGGTTCGCATCAAGGAAATCGCTACACAGTCTGCAAACGGTACCTATGGTGACGATGCTGACCGTGCTCGTCTGCAAGAAGAGCTGGCTGAGTTGACAAAGGAAATCAATAACATCAAAGATAACACCACATTCAACGGAATTCACCTGCTCAACGGAAATAGCAGCAAAGACATCACGCTGCAAATCGGTGAAGCTGCAGGTCAAGTTCTGACTCTGACTGTTTCTAGCTTTAACCTGAGCTCTGTGGCTCAAGCTGTTAGTGGCTGGAATATCGGAAGCCAAACTGGAGCATCTGCTGTATTGGCTGCGATCGAAGAGCAAATCAATAATGTAAGTAAAGCTCGTTCCTATCTGGGGGCTAACCAAAACCGCCTGGAAAACACCATTAACAACCTGAACATCACTTCTGAAAACCTGACTGCTGCTGAGTCCCGTATCCGCGACGTAGATATGGCGAAAGAGCAAATGCAGTTCACGAAGAACAACATCCTGACCCAGGCTTCTCAAGCTATGCTGGCTCAGGCTAACCAATTGCCACAAGGCGTATTGCAGTTGCTCCGTTAA
- the csrA gene encoding carbon storage regulator CsrA, translating to MLVLSRKKNESIMIGDSIEIKVIAVEGDTVRLGIEAPRNVEVYRKEIYEAIQEENKIAIQHQTDWAEMKEVLKKARKSSDDQ from the coding sequence ATGCTCGTGCTATCCCGGAAGAAAAATGAATCGATCATGATCGGAGACTCTATCGAAATCAAAGTGATCGCAGTAGAAGGCGATACAGTACGTCTGGGGATAGAGGCTCCTAGAAACGTAGAGGTTTATCGTAAGGAAATCTACGAAGCGATACAAGAAGAAAATAAAATAGCGATTCAGCATCAAACGGATTGGGCGGAAATGAAAGAAGTACTCAAAAAGGCCCGAAAATCTAGTGATGATCAATAA
- the fliW gene encoding flagellar assembly protein FliW, with protein MNANQQVELGKLFFEDGIPGFGELQFFLLKQEEESPFFLIQSAEEKEVGFWVINPFVFFPEYEFSLTDAAKSALHIDEDTSIAVFTIITMREKQVTVNLKAPIVVNLIKRMARQVILQDDRYSIRQPLLENEAAVTE; from the coding sequence ATGAATGCAAATCAACAGGTAGAATTGGGTAAACTGTTTTTTGAAGACGGAATTCCAGGGTTTGGTGAACTGCAATTTTTCCTGTTAAAGCAGGAGGAAGAAAGTCCGTTCTTTTTAATTCAGTCGGCTGAAGAAAAAGAAGTAGGTTTTTGGGTCATCAATCCGTTTGTCTTTTTTCCTGAGTACGAGTTTTCTCTGACAGATGCAGCGAAGTCGGCCTTGCACATAGATGAGGATACGTCTATTGCTGTATTTACCATTATTACGATGAGAGAAAAGCAAGTAACCGTCAATTTGAAAGCACCTATCGTTGTTAATCTAATCAAACGGATGGCCAGACAGGTGATTTTGCAGGATGACCGTTATTCCATTCGCCAGCCGTTGCTTGAAAATGAAGCGGCCGTGACAGAGTAG
- a CDS encoding DUF6470 family protein, giving the protein MQRWVQALALFSHLYWTSCVNLKAEGEINRMQLPHIRMQSGFVQLGLNIRKPVQEIEQPKAELNLRQEAAVLNIQQGKLELSIDASQARSNIGLMTSMQFSDSNASFGRSQLMEAIEQISYEGDAMMRIESGANVIADLAMDRGILLRNGFTPPAASYDEGVDVDIKQKPVVINVERGGMRMDPVIKAPVHKYTPGKVEPYILKWPYLHLEAIGIFVDRSI; this is encoded by the coding sequence GTGCAGCGTTGGGTGCAGGCGCTCGCATTATTCAGCCATCTTTACTGGACTTCTTGCGTTAACCTTAAAGCGGAAGGGGAAATTAACCGTATGCAGCTTCCGCACATTCGCATGCAGAGCGGTTTTGTTCAGCTTGGTTTGAACATTCGTAAGCCTGTTCAGGAAATCGAGCAACCAAAGGCGGAGTTAAACCTTCGTCAGGAGGCGGCTGTTCTCAACATACAGCAAGGAAAACTCGAGCTATCGATCGACGCAAGTCAAGCACGCAGTAATATTGGTCTCATGACTAGCATGCAGTTTAGTGATAGTAACGCTTCTTTTGGACGATCACAATTGATGGAAGCGATCGAACAGATCAGCTACGAAGGCGATGCGATGATGCGCATCGAATCGGGAGCAAACGTGATTGCCGATCTGGCAATGGATCGCGGAATCCTGCTCAGAAATGGCTTTACGCCCCCAGCGGCTTCCTACGATGAAGGGGTGGACGTAGATATCAAACAGAAGCCTGTTGTTATAAATGTAGAGCGCGGAGGTATGCGGATGGACCCGGTAATCAAAGCGCCCGTTCATAAATATACTCCGGGAAAGGTCGAACCCTACATACTGAAATGGCCATATCTACATCTTGAGGCAATCGGTATTTTTGTAGATCGAAGCATATAA
- the flgL gene encoding flagellar hook-associated protein FlgL, with the protein MALRVTQNMLNNNMLRNLHKSMLNMDKMQQQLASGVKINRPSDDPVVATRGMFYRSSLMENEQYKRNVNEALSWMDLTDKTLDEVGNVLKRISELLVYSGNGAASPDDLKTMGAEIEELRNHLGTLANQTINGKYIFAGTQTDKAPYDPTVNGGKGDFVNTNSSEVQLELSQNVFAAANINAQKIFNFPNNAGNMFKVLDNIIGELSGGRTASQFEDDIASQFDNLLAERATLGARVNRIQLIEERLNVQEVNVKELMSNNEDADMAQVITNLKTQEGVHRAALGAGARIIQPSLLDFLR; encoded by the coding sequence ATGGCCTTGCGTGTCACGCAAAATATGCTAAATAACAACATGTTGCGAAATTTGCACAAATCGATGCTGAATATGGATAAGATGCAGCAGCAGCTAGCATCTGGGGTGAAAATTAATCGACCGTCTGATGATCCGGTTGTGGCAACGAGAGGAATGTTTTATCGTTCTTCTTTGATGGAAAATGAGCAGTATAAGAGAAATGTGAACGAGGCACTATCCTGGATGGATTTAACAGACAAAACGCTCGATGAAGTAGGAAATGTTTTGAAGCGTATCAGCGAGTTACTTGTTTACTCAGGTAATGGGGCTGCTTCACCAGACGATTTGAAGACGATGGGTGCTGAAATTGAGGAATTACGGAATCATTTAGGTACACTTGCTAACCAGACGATCAACGGCAAGTATATTTTTGCTGGTACGCAGACAGATAAGGCACCATATGATCCGACAGTAAACGGGGGAAAAGGAGACTTTGTCAATACAAACAGCTCTGAAGTGCAACTGGAGCTAAGTCAAAATGTGTTTGCAGCAGCGAATATAAACGCCCAGAAGATCTTTAATTTCCCGAATAATGCAGGCAACATGTTCAAAGTACTTGACAATATCATTGGTGAATTGAGCGGCGGTCGGACAGCTTCTCAGTTTGAAGATGATATTGCCAGTCAATTTGATAATCTTCTTGCAGAACGGGCGACATTAGGAGCTAGGGTCAATAGAATCCAGTTAATTGAAGAAAGATTGAATGTCCAGGAAGTAAATGTGAAGGAACTAATGTCGAACAACGAAGATGCGGATATGGCGCAAGTTATCACGAACCTGAAAACCCAAGAAGGTGTCCACCGTGCAGCGTTGGGTGCAGGCGCTCGCATTATTCAGCCATCTTTACTGGACTTCTTGCGTTAA